From a single Gracilimonas sp. genomic region:
- a CDS encoding acyl-CoA dehydrogenase, with product MPKNLFNIDDAFLFESELNEEDRLIMETARDYAQSKLEPRALKGNTEEYFDQDIAKEMGEMGLLGVTVPEAYGGSDASYTAYGLIAREVERVDSGYRSFMSVQSSLVMYPISEFGTEEQKQKFLPKLATGEMIGCFGLTEPDHGSDPGSMVTTAVKTDGGWIMNGAKMWITNSPIADVAVVWAKAKENKEDEGVIRGFLVEKGMDGFSAPHTKYKMSLRASETGELVFDDVFIPDENVFPDIKGLKGPFMCLNSARYGIAWGTVGAAEFCYQRARDYVLDRKQFGKPLAANQLIQTKLANMMTDITSMQMLAYRLGKLKDEGRDHPSMTSLAKRNNCGKALEIARISRDMHGGNGIVGDYRVIHHVMNLESVNTYEGTYDIHGLILGREITGIQAFTPKGND from the coding sequence ATGCCAAAGAATTTATTCAATATCGACGACGCTTTTCTTTTTGAATCGGAACTTAACGAAGAAGACCGGCTCATCATGGAAACGGCTCGTGATTACGCCCAAAGCAAACTTGAGCCTCGTGCCCTGAAGGGAAATACCGAGGAGTATTTTGATCAGGATATCGCAAAAGAAATGGGCGAAATGGGTCTGCTCGGCGTTACGGTTCCTGAAGCATATGGTGGCTCTGATGCCAGCTACACGGCCTATGGTTTAATAGCCCGCGAAGTTGAACGGGTTGATTCAGGCTATCGGTCTTTTATGAGCGTACAGTCATCATTGGTGATGTATCCAATTTCAGAGTTTGGAACCGAAGAACAAAAGCAGAAATTCCTCCCAAAATTGGCTACTGGCGAAATGATAGGATGCTTTGGACTCACCGAACCAGATCATGGTTCTGATCCCGGCTCTATGGTGACAACCGCTGTGAAAACTGATGGGGGCTGGATTATGAATGGCGCCAAAATGTGGATCACCAACTCCCCTATTGCAGATGTAGCTGTTGTCTGGGCAAAGGCAAAAGAGAATAAAGAGGACGAAGGTGTAATCCGTGGGTTTTTAGTTGAAAAAGGAATGGATGGGTTTTCTGCTCCCCACACCAAATATAAAATGAGTTTACGTGCATCAGAGACCGGAGAGTTGGTTTTTGATGATGTCTTTATCCCCGACGAAAATGTCTTCCCGGATATAAAAGGACTGAAGGGGCCGTTTATGTGCCTCAATTCAGCACGATATGGAATTGCATGGGGAACGGTTGGAGCTGCAGAATTTTGCTATCAGCGGGCGCGTGATTATGTTTTGGATCGCAAGCAGTTTGGGAAACCGCTGGCAGCCAATCAGCTTATCCAAACCAAGCTGGCAAATATGATGACCGACATCACGTCTATGCAGATGCTTGCCTACCGATTAGGAAAGCTAAAAGACGAAGGCCGTGATCATCCTTCCATGACTTCCCTCGCCAAGCGAAACAATTGTGGAAAGGCCCTCGAAATTGCCCGTATCTCCCGCGACATGCATGGCGGGAATGGCATTGTGGGTGATTATCGGGTTATCCATCATGTAATGAATCTGGAGTCCGTTAATACCTATGAGGGTACTTATGATATTCATGGGCTCATTCTTGGCCGTGAAATTACCGGCATTCAGGCATTCACTCCTAAAGGGAATGACTAA
- a CDS encoding YccF domain-containing protein — translation MNILGNIIWFIFGGIFVAIEYAISSLLLCLTIIGIPFGLQTFKLARLALFPFGKKTVVNEKSDGCLSLAMNILWILVGGIWISITHIVFGAILFITIIGIPFAKQHFKLASVALLPFGRVIVKD, via the coding sequence ATGAACATCCTTGGCAATATCATCTGGTTTATTTTCGGCGGAATATTTGTAGCAATAGAATATGCTATTTCAAGTCTGCTTTTATGTCTGACTATCATTGGAATTCCATTCGGACTTCAGACTTTTAAACTGGCCAGGCTGGCTCTGTTTCCTTTTGGTAAGAAAACAGTGGTGAATGAAAAATCAGATGGTTGCCTTTCTCTTGCTATGAATATTCTCTGGATTTTAGTCGGCGGAATATGGATCAGCATTACTCACATTGTGTTTGGAGCTATTCTGTTTATAACCATCATCGGAATCCCTTTTGCCAAACAACATTTTAAATTGGCATCAGTAGCCTTACTACCCTTTGGCAGAGTCATCGTTAAGGATTAA
- a CDS encoding heme-binding domain-containing protein yields MKSMSLKIFAGLFLMLIILQFFGPDTSSPATDPSKDFITNAQPPEQVSSILKSACYDCHSYQTKYPWYSNIEPVSWWLQDHIDEGRDEFNMSLWADYSTRRADHKLEEAIELVEEEEMPLPSYTWIHGDARLTSEQRQTLIEWFTTLRTEISADSLDN; encoded by the coding sequence ATGAAATCAATGAGTTTAAAAATATTTGCCGGACTTTTTTTGATGCTTATAATTCTGCAATTTTTTGGGCCGGATACTTCTTCGCCGGCTACTGATCCTTCCAAAGATTTCATCACAAACGCACAACCCCCTGAGCAAGTGAGCAGTATCCTCAAAAGTGCTTGTTATGATTGCCATTCTTATCAAACCAAATACCCCTGGTATTCAAATATAGAACCTGTTTCGTGGTGGCTTCAGGATCATATTGACGAAGGAAGAGATGAATTCAATATGTCATTGTGGGCTGATTACTCCACCCGTCGCGCTGATCACAAGCTTGAAGAAGCTATAGAGCTTGTTGAGGAAGAAGAAATGCCGCTGCCTTCATATACCTGGATTCACGGAGATGCCAGACTTACCTCAGAACAAAGACAGACACTAATTGAATGGTTCACCACGCTCAGAACCGAAATTTCTGCAGATTCCCTGGATAATTAG
- a CDS encoding DinB family protein — protein sequence MTLKEQLLNNTDVFINKINEFSETQFNVKPNTDSWSAAEVLEHVYRSEFGVPRLFIGETRKVMDRKPDALVAKMKARFLESDKKMKASGVILPTEGKKSKKELIEKFRINRQKIADLIDELPPDELCLKFEHPVFGLLTRMEWVHFNMIHSQRHMKQLERIQSGLQ from the coding sequence ATGACGCTTAAAGAGCAGCTTTTAAACAATACAGACGTTTTCATCAATAAGATCAACGAGTTCTCAGAAACTCAATTCAATGTTAAGCCCAATACGGATTCATGGTCCGCTGCAGAAGTGCTGGAACATGTATATCGTTCTGAATTTGGAGTTCCTCGCCTTTTTATCGGTGAAACCAGAAAAGTAATGGACAGGAAACCCGATGCACTTGTGGCCAAAATGAAAGCTCGCTTTTTAGAGTCTGACAAAAAAATGAAAGCTTCCGGAGTTATCCTTCCTACAGAAGGAAAGAAATCAAAAAAAGAACTGATTGAAAAATTCCGTATCAACCGTCAGAAAATTGCCGATCTGATCGACGAACTACCTCCTGACGAACTTTGCCTGAAATTTGAGCACCCTGTATTTGGACTTTTAACCCGTATGGAATGGGTTCACTTTAATATGATTCATAGTCAGCGACATATGAAACAGCTTGAACGCATTCAATCAGGACTTCAATGA
- a CDS encoding alpha/beta hydrolase yields the protein MIFTQNHLQQKGLSYTMRAALTTFVLLIFSFSFDSYAQNNQLPGGEEVVFKSGDLVLNGRLILPDSAENVPVLIFMGGMYEWGDFHPQREVFIRENLEAVFPPAGVGILYYDPRGTGESDGRWGRASLTDFADDAKAAIHYLEQRKEVDPSRIGIIGLGEDGWVAQVVAATAPERVKLMGSLAGPTFDPNRQLVNEYHSGYVCNGQDSASAHKKAVQKAQSHQNWVSVLPLTKRWRHMNMKIGFEPATYINTISIPALFVFAENDGQVYPDWAMESLRNIYPDSLPSNFTVQTIAGANHFFHVVPKCYDYLEESQSVEKNFSFRFKEVFQDWVFENL from the coding sequence ATGATATTTACCCAAAATCATTTGCAACAAAAAGGACTATCTTACACCATGAGAGCTGCTTTAACGACTTTTGTACTGCTCATTTTTTCTTTTTCTTTTGACAGTTATGCACAGAATAACCAGCTGCCCGGTGGCGAAGAAGTGGTATTTAAAAGTGGTGACCTTGTTCTCAATGGAAGGTTGATTTTACCGGATAGTGCTGAGAATGTGCCCGTCCTTATCTTTATGGGTGGAATGTATGAATGGGGAGATTTTCATCCTCAGCGAGAGGTTTTTATTCGTGAAAATCTGGAAGCGGTTTTCCCTCCGGCCGGTGTTGGCATTCTATATTATGATCCGCGGGGAACAGGAGAATCTGATGGACGTTGGGGACGAGCCTCACTAACTGACTTTGCAGACGATGCCAAAGCAGCTATTCATTATTTAGAACAACGCAAAGAAGTAGATCCCAGCCGAATTGGTATTATAGGGCTCGGTGAAGATGGCTGGGTAGCTCAGGTTGTAGCAGCCACGGCACCGGAACGCGTCAAATTAATGGGCTCACTTGCAGGGCCAACTTTTGATCCAAACAGACAGCTCGTTAATGAATATCATAGCGGGTATGTCTGTAACGGTCAGGATAGTGCCAGTGCCCATAAAAAGGCAGTTCAGAAAGCCCAATCTCATCAAAACTGGGTTTCCGTGCTTCCGCTTACAAAGCGCTGGCGTCATATGAATATGAAGATTGGATTTGAGCCAGCCACGTATATCAATACCATTAGTATTCCCGCCCTGTTTGTTTTTGCTGAGAATGACGGACAAGTTTATCCTGACTGGGCAATGGAAAGCCTTCGAAATATATATCCTGACTCCCTTCCCTCAAATTTCACCGTACAAACAATTGCCGGGGCCAATCACTTCTTCCACGTTGTACCAAAGTGCTACGACTACCTGGAAGAGAGCCAAAGTGTAGAAAAAAACTTTTCATTCCGTTTTAAAGAGGTTTTTCAGGATTGGGTATTCGAAAACCTATAG
- a CDS encoding peptidylprolyl isomerase, with translation MKFNNKCVKSMCMFLVLCITGLFAASCMQESAYSELLTDEYPELYRHVFDRNADSLLGYTEHPDSYIRDQAWRALVSTPVKNMNDFITKAQYANSDLGWMALSAHELTDEQLTRLHSLWNRRASMRNGISMVLGQQGNQESLDLLTQNFDEIIGPDSDYEYSSALAMGRLMMNYKIPESSRRSILRYAAVLEDVDLYRAYFYGLFRGEQVIEDEQIRKNIWEAYEWVESPYIRQYALRISFKSDAEWTFERLPLDDVSEMNVQLAVELANQISNVGWSEKLEEAYSLLLNHSNPVVNEVALNRLAGHAEKPSTFDEVVVAKIIENEDKEASVRLSGIMALSNVEDYLDITESLSGDQEYLLIKKLNIYQKALEADSYIAKLQEYAGSANRMEALFAAQALSGWWGSIDKAQQTSSRKENVREIALGFLERGDRSITYVIASLLESSDLILDEDFSRIEDLLTNYQLPEDIEVYQSMAGFLYERFQSEAQPLIDSLAAKGNPALNSTLASQGWDVPDTEAEPPVFRRPNWERLAALDYEPVWVLETQEGIIKIAMDVLSAPATISGIDSLTRAGAYDSIAFHRVVPNFVIQGGDVETGDGFGGPDYVVPTESSGKEYYRGMVGIASAGTDTEGSQYFVMHDWAPHLNGRYTIIGEVVEGMEVVDRIMVGDKVLKAYWQNGD, from the coding sequence ATGAAGTTCAATAACAAATGTGTAAAAAGTATGTGTATGTTTTTGGTGCTGTGTATCACAGGACTTTTTGCAGCATCATGCATGCAGGAAAGTGCATATTCAGAGCTTCTAACGGATGAATACCCTGAGCTATACAGGCATGTCTTTGATCGAAATGCTGATTCTCTCTTGGGATATACAGAACATCCGGATTCCTATATCAGAGACCAGGCATGGCGGGCGCTTGTTAGTACCCCGGTAAAAAACATGAATGATTTCATAACTAAAGCACAGTATGCAAACTCTGATTTGGGATGGATGGCTTTAAGCGCACATGAACTTACAGATGAGCAATTAACGAGGCTTCATAGTCTCTGGAATCGCAGGGCTTCAATGAGAAATGGAATTAGCATGGTACTAGGCCAGCAGGGTAATCAGGAATCATTAGATCTGTTGACTCAGAATTTTGATGAAATCATTGGGCCTGATTCTGACTACGAATATAGTTCAGCATTGGCTATGGGGCGGCTTATGATGAATTATAAAATCCCGGAGTCTTCCCGGAGAAGTATTTTACGATATGCTGCAGTATTGGAGGATGTAGATTTATACCGGGCTTATTTCTATGGACTATTCAGAGGAGAGCAGGTAATTGAAGATGAGCAGATTCGAAAGAATATCTGGGAAGCATATGAATGGGTGGAAAGTCCATATATCCGGCAGTATGCCTTAAGAATATCTTTTAAGAGTGACGCTGAATGGACTTTTGAGCGACTTCCTTTAGATGATGTATCAGAAATGAATGTTCAGCTTGCTGTTGAGCTGGCTAATCAGATTTCAAATGTAGGATGGAGCGAAAAGCTTGAGGAAGCGTATTCTCTGCTGCTTAACCATTCAAATCCTGTGGTGAATGAAGTCGCACTGAATCGGTTAGCTGGTCATGCAGAAAAGCCAAGCACTTTTGATGAAGTAGTTGTCGCTAAAATCATTGAGAATGAAGATAAAGAGGCTTCAGTACGCTTGTCAGGGATTATGGCATTAAGCAATGTGGAAGATTATCTCGATATAACGGAGTCTTTATCTGGGGATCAGGAGTATCTTCTTATTAAAAAGCTGAATATTTATCAGAAGGCACTGGAAGCAGATTCTTACATTGCTAAGCTGCAGGAGTACGCAGGTAGTGCCAACAGGATGGAAGCTCTGTTTGCTGCGCAGGCGCTATCAGGTTGGTGGGGTTCAATTGATAAAGCTCAGCAAACCTCATCCCGAAAAGAAAATGTAAGGGAGATAGCACTTGGTTTTCTTGAAAGAGGAGATCGATCTATTACTTATGTGATAGCTTCACTCCTGGAGTCATCTGACCTGATTTTGGATGAAGACTTTAGCCGTATTGAGGATTTACTGACTAACTATCAGTTGCCTGAAGACATTGAGGTATACCAATCGATGGCAGGTTTTTTGTATGAGCGTTTTCAAAGTGAGGCTCAGCCTCTAATTGATTCTTTGGCAGCAAAAGGAAATCCTGCATTGAATTCCACACTCGCAAGTCAGGGTTGGGATGTACCTGATACTGAAGCAGAACCGCCGGTTTTCCGAAGACCAAACTGGGAAAGATTGGCAGCTCTGGACTACGAACCTGTATGGGTTTTAGAAACCCAGGAGGGCATCATCAAAATTGCCATGGATGTACTCTCTGCTCCGGCTACAATTTCCGGAATAGATAGTTTGACCCGGGCAGGTGCCTATGATTCTATAGCCTTTCACCGGGTAGTACCAAACTTTGTGATACAGGGAGGAGATGTAGAAACCGGAGATGGTTTTGGCGGACCTGACTATGTTGTACCTACTGAGTCGTCAGGAAAAGAGTACTACAGAGGAATGGTGGGAATTGCCAGCGCCGGGACTGATACAGAGGGTAGTCAATATTTTGTGATGCATGATTGGGCTCCGCACCTGAATGGCCGATACACCATCATTGGTGAAGTGGTTGAAGGAATGGAGGTGGTAGACCGGATTATGGTAGGAGATAAAGTGCTGAAAGCTTATTGGCAGAATGGAGATTAA
- the lexA gene encoding transcriptional repressor LexA, producing MDNAHLTRKQHEFFTFIVDYKKENEVWPTYREIADHFGYASPNSVTQNIQALLKKGYLVKRNDEEYDLPSDKKSLLGETEEQEGIPIRGLIAAGSLQEAVEANLGSITLDTLFPNLDDLFALRVTGFSMKDVGIYDGDFVLLMDTDVKNGDIGAVLYDGETSLKKIYWDDNGLRLEPANEDYDDIFIEPDVFEEVRIIGKYIGHVNRQGFQRAIPLVA from the coding sequence ATGGATAATGCACATTTGACTCGTAAACAGCACGAATTTTTCACCTTCATTGTCGACTACAAAAAAGAAAATGAAGTGTGGCCAACATATCGTGAGATCGCGGACCACTTTGGTTATGCATCTCCCAATAGCGTGACCCAAAATATACAGGCACTACTCAAGAAAGGCTATTTAGTTAAAAGGAATGATGAAGAATATGATCTGCCTTCCGATAAAAAGAGTCTATTGGGTGAGACCGAGGAACAAGAGGGAATTCCAATTCGTGGACTGATTGCAGCCGGATCCCTTCAGGAAGCGGTAGAAGCTAACCTGGGAAGTATTACACTTGATACGCTCTTTCCAAACCTTGACGACTTATTCGCTCTTCGTGTGACCGGCTTCAGTATGAAAGATGTAGGTATTTATGATGGAGATTTTGTACTGCTGATGGATACTGATGTGAAAAATGGCGACATCGGAGCAGTTCTGTACGACGGAGAAACCAGCTTAAAGAAAATTTATTGGGATGATAACGGCTTACGGCTTGAACCTGCCAACGAAGATTATGACGACATATTTATTGAACCCGATGTATTTGAAGAAGTCCGCATTATTGGAAAATATATCGGTCATGTGAATCGGCAAGGGTTTCAGCGAGCTATTCCTCTGGTTGCTTAA